A region of the Vicugna pacos unplaced genomic scaffold, VicPac4 scaffold_19, whole genome shotgun sequence genome:
aaatttactaaaagaaaaaacctgagaaaaattgtaaagtgtagaggataaatcatacaatattaacaacaactggattgctgtataaatcaaagaaaaaatatataaagaaaaatgacaatgaaaacaaaatccatggggtataaaaaaagcagtattaatagggatgcttatagtaATATAATCCCagttattcaaataagaaaactgtctcacttacaacatattctttaaaacaaaatttgtaggaaaataataaacagttttgttagtagaaggaaagacagctgaaaggtcagaacataatttaataaaataaagattaaagacagaaacatttaatcaaaataaataatggcttttcaaaggtaaataatgttgataaactttaaccagacacatgaacaaaaaagggagtacagattaataagctcagaaataaatgagaagttacagcttatatcaaagaaatacaaagcatcatatgaagttacaacaaataatatgctaacaaaatggaaaccctagaagaaatggacaatttctatgaaagaactaatctccagaatggaatgagaaagaaaatatgaacagattatcactaatgaaattgaatcagtaattaaacaaaatctcccaagaaacaaaattccaggcctagacagcttcacaggtgatttctgccaaacatttaaagaagagctatcacctatacttctcagcatattccaaaattttcgagaggaatggaggcttccaaccccaaatttctgtatcacactactactaaaactggaacaaatacctcaaaaaattacaggttacatactactgataagcatagatgcaaaaatcatcactaaattatcagcaaatcaaacaatacattaagaggattatacaatatgattaagtccattttattccagggatgcaaaattgattcaatgcccacaaatttttcagtatgatacaccacactaacaacctgaagaataaaatttatatgggcacctcaatagagtcaaaaaatatattgacaatttgagtatctatttatgaatatattcctcctcaaagtgagcatgaggaaacataactcaatacagttaaggtcatatatgacaagaactcagctaacatgacactcactgattaaaagcttaaagcatctccaataagagcaggaagaagagaggaatgctcactcttaccacttttattagttatagtattggaaattctagccatagttatccaaaataaaagtaagtaaaatatagctaattaagaaaaggagtaaaagtatctgcttgcagatgacataatttaaacagaaatccgataaatggtgccacaatactactagggcttatcaatgcatttggtaaaatttccaaatgtaaaattaacatagagaaatcttgcatttctacacactaacaagaagctaaattatacagaaagtgagggaactgtctcatttacagttgcattacaaaaaaaatcaaacaatatatccaaccaaggaggtaaaagacctgtattcagaaaagtataaaatatttataacagaaattgaagataatgcaaacagatgaaaggataaattgtgttcatagatgaggaaaaatatatttttttaaatgacatcataagccaagaaaatgcacaaattaaattcagtgcctatcaaaataccaagggcattttcagacacttacaataaatcattcaaaaatttgcatgtaaagacaaaagaattgaaatcactaaaaaaaaagaaagaaaagaatacaaacagactgaaaacacaaacaactttgacaaagaacaaagaggatatatcactgtccctcattttaaactataatacaaagctacagtaataaaaagaatacagtagtgacacagaacaagcagaatattagaacacaaagaatgcctgaaaatgaaatcagacacttatggtcatttagcccattacaaaaatgaatatacagtgggggaaaggtaaccaacaggcacatgaaaccgatcaacatcactgaccatcagaaaaatgcaagtccaaaacacaatgagattttatgtcacgcctgacagaatgactattatcaaaaagttaagaaacataagtcttggtgaggatgtaagaaaaacaaccctgatgtactgctggagtgaatggaaatatgtgctgccactgtggaaaacaacatggaaatttatttaaaaataaaaatgaaatataattctacatttccatatctggatactaattccaagaaaataaagacactaattagaagagataaattcaaccacatattcactgcagcattattcacaatagacaggatatacaagcaaattaattgctcaaaagatgatggataaagaagatatgtgtttataaaatatatatctacccatttaactacagatttacctatatttatatatatatacatacacacagaaactatatatatatgcagtatatatatatatatatatgtatatgtatacacactcacataaaaatacaatgggttattattcaagtCTAAATAGatcaagtttttgtcttttgcaacaaatgggtagaccaagagtgtaatatgctaactgaaataagtcagaaagggaatgacaattgctgaatgattttattcacatttgaaattttaaacaaatgagcttaacaacatagaaaatgagatatacatatagaaagaaacaggttgttcacaagaaggagggaaacggggtaaggaaaagaaaaatttgaggaaaattaagagagaaatttttccagttgcaaattaaatgaatcacggacaagaaatatactgtatggggaatagtcaataactatgaaatatctttaaatagcaacatatcataactagatatattctggagaacagtttgaaatgtattaaaaatagtgaacagtatgttgtgtaggagaaactaatgcagagttatagattaaagtacacttcaaaaacaaacaaacatgcttatagtaaatgaaaatagatttgtaatttacaaaggcaggggttggaaaaggaggatttgtttaattcactcaaatgctacaaacctccagccttaaaataatcgtgttctagggatgccccatattaacttcaaaattacaagtaatactgctttatgttctatatgaatgttgttaagagattagacaataagatttctcatcacaaccagatacaaattgtatttctttaaaattttatctaaatgaggtaatgaattctccctaaatttgctatgatatatattacatgatagttgtatatcaaatcgctatcctgtgcacctaaacttacacaatgttttatgccaattatatccaataaaagcaggagaaatggaaactcaaaggtcgtttttcccatgtcatttctcatgattgtatttgcagcaagtaaacttgagttatgatatacttatcctaggtaaagatactaataaataagtgattctaataagttatacataaagatagtaataaaataagagttttgccatgccttaaacattcttcatcttaacagcccactgcttctgtaggcatcaaaatttcaatctgtgtattcatctgagattagggaatggattcaaatttaaaactggctgctcttgctgtgagtgataaagttcactttctctgaccgatggtctcatctccccgacagcatctgtaagaaatgaacatgctaggttgctaaaaatctaagcatggttaaatctcagaactcctacaattcttaactgttttgcaatgggaatgcaatactgacaaacacttgattttggataacaatgttgtgttttctcatggctgcattatggaatgtgagggtaatccctgagatccacaacattcttgctcaagtgctgggcaaagtagtgtaaagcttctgcattattaggactggggactgatttcaaaatgatgactatgctcactctatttcaggtagtccaagggaagaaaagttattgcaatttctaggtgaatgggaataattcagtggttcagaccctacaaattagtcaacgtgtgttccaagccaaaatatgttgtgtcaacagtgagaattaaaacagaaaaacttagacataagcttaaattaaaaaggtgatacagtcctgtgctgggctctggggactggagaatgtgtatgcctcagtcccattcaagggtttagaggcatggccctaacatcagctcgggattcaatgagcaggtaacaattaatatactgggagaaatataatctacctctccctgatcagaagaaaatctggtggctcaatgaaactcttaattcagagagattctaacagatgcagaggaataattcactgatgactcaactaagacaaacttagttactgcttaacaatccatcttcacacacacacacagttgtagagagacttgtagtattttgtgggaagaattcagtgggcagagctcagagaatagatttcaatgcaccagccaacttttgtactttggtcaaaagtctagtttttcccaggtagaaaactacagatggacaaacaaagaatattcttctttacgattcctaattttgaaagtaaactgtagcttttgacttaccagtatagaatcttgttaagatgatcacggtaagacccactgtctgataagcaagctggaaactagctgctgaaccagcccatctgaaccccagactgctaatgtaagcaacaacatagccaccatcagagttcagctgacaaacttaaaagcttgatgtttctgttgtaggaagaaccacagctgtccagacacagttctccagctgcaagtggtctcttttcttctcttggtataggtcattttggtgagatgttgctagagttaaccctggcccatttgcccattctccacaatatcaaagactttcttcacaacaggtgacaaattttcaggactcaattttaccattccagtcttatcagctgacactggctgcatcattgtaagcagaagccttagggtccctgacctagcctacaattttccagcaattcagggcatttcacattctgaaaatgcttcgctttttattttaaattaatgggaaatagtcaaagacttccatgaatattttatatttcttaatatctgcagaaatttggtattcttgcacttggacaaatttttaattctatcaccctcacctccttctagtccacacattttagattgcaatttgattactgaataccaccaccccatccaagggaatagtacatcttagaaatttcctgtgtgaaggttagaaggggcacaagttatgtggggtatataaacctacattaaatgtttgcaatggcagtgtctcttctggaaaagctctgattctacgaagtaaattaattagaaggcaatatagttattggtatggggaagagaatcaaattttttgggatgggtgggtgatgaagagacaggaatatatcccacaaatgagaaaggaatgatttaggcCTATGGAGGTAtgacttgagaagaaaataatacatagtcttctgtacctacctccaattactgtcttgagtgactagtccttgcactatgaaaagagctagtttgtggtgtaaagaccataacgaaatagtttgaaaaccaagagttttgttgtttcaggaaagtagatattgcttaaagtcaacatgtatttttcaatcactaaatactaaaatgcatactgtggcatgtgctgtgcttactgtggtggtatccaagatagacaaggaaagtgggatagacagaaaacatctggaggaggtggtttctgtgctgagaggaggatagtctaagtaggtaaaatgaggacacccaacgtccaagtatgagctggagtaaaactgTTGAGGTTTGAGCTAACATGGTTgagaagcatttgcctggatatatatccagatacactgaaacataaagatatgtcaaggtagtcagatgccagatttataaagtaatgactaagctaagttgagttaattttgtgtgattagatttggaaaggcattaagtttcaccctgaggatgtaaccttctttggctggaacataaaagcaacataaattaataactagaaaatatagtgtagactcttgagggcaggaaatgaaagcaccaattggaatgctttgagaacagcacaaagaagaccatagataaattacttcttaaattctaccacatgctgaatgtgccatctgagaatacatcatgtgacctttttgattccagggatgacataatagagaccatgatccctgggccggttcctgaatgtatctcctgttccaaactatcctaacttaacacatttaatactttccaggatgaaccagaaaccacttggtacttttccctctctccatgttttattatttttccaaattcttccattttttctttttccttacatgaaaatatttaaatttactcccatactgTTCCATCTaagatcatatcaaacaaatatctctttttttctttgaatggcaagttagtctcccatttaattcttaattcttttaaaaaatactaaggaaaatacaggtacacatctatgtttaatgttcaaataagaaaatagcagatagttgtcgacatttgccaacatcagttataatctttgttccctgcataatctggtagttctctggtagatcagttgttattaggatgacgttcataaactgaagatggctgatgagttggccttgaaagggaagtagctgatgtatcagctatcactggcactggaaagcgtgggttgcaccctggttgaagtttaggaaaatgaccttcatttgcagatatgttctgatatgtatttggaaaagtagaaggctccaacatcagtccaaaataattgctctgtttgggagataagatactctactgagaagtagaaattctacttcaaatggagttcacaacacggccatttatttcattgtaactgctttgagagtgcccatggacagtggtcaactgattgaaaatagctcgttgatccactgcaatttgttctgttggtctgacattgatgatggaggagaaaaatcacctctgatcggggtagttgtatcaccaattatgtggccagtagagggctttctcattagaggcatgtttaaatttgcagaaggtaaaaatgcactttcttcaatagtgtcagccacaaattcagaattattattatccacattataccctgctttaaagtgctgctctttgaagtcttcaggcaatgaagataccagagaggaatttttaatcccaactcttctttttattctcactaaaacctggggacagcctcgtttaaaatttggattatgataaaagtgcaactataaacaaaggagaaacattttagtaatatttataccaaaatacaagactacaataagcctaacgtataaaacctgattccacgtttactatacaaggataatatcatcaaaatatgaacattgctaacaatattttgaagttccttatttggaaaatacacatttaattattatagtcatcaaatttaaatgttagcatttacagtaatggtgaatgccacttttgaaaagcagctttaatacctttatatgaatttctggaaagattcatagttgtaagcaaagtttctcataatcttgaataattaaggcactgtcctcattttttagagtaaagtattttagccttaatagttttatacaattttcaaaatctagctttacatttatattaccatagattgatgtacaaaataaaattttatacataagttaccaattcgtaactaaaatttgtgtataccttgcttgaaacagaggcttctttttcttctgctagaaagtcaactagacaagcagatctttgaaatttctgccgcactttcctaaacccataaaagttaatgggtctaagtaaacttttcatacttccagtttcaaatattctgaaaggggcctttttttccaaaacttccttcttcaagacaacttcatcaatcactatggaagatccattatcaccccaccagatggatttaaattggtcactcccagacattttccagagctttcttggaaatgtcagagaaccaaaatcattatcttcatctggttcagagacacaatgtgtgtaacatggtctttttatcaaggattcttcagacaaattctgaaaagcattttcttcaatcatagaactcaagtccaagtccccagagaatgtttgatcacacaatagagatctaccggagtttcctgagccagttggtccatctttatgagacatatcttgaatttctgaagaaatatgtgccatctcaaataactttttctacagctacatttctaatctgcatgattttgagcactgcagcttcaaatgctgctttggcaggcctgaacagataaactgctaggccttcacaatggttctcaacttgagaagctgtgacatcacaaaacgactggtatcccagcaactcaagtgtaacattcagccagtgtttacttgtcattcatccagttaaaatgaaacatataggatgatttttttacagtgtgatctgcaaatattatcccaacacatttttataaataatttagttttggggtgtatgaaataaaatcaatctccatacttttgtattgaaatttatgccagatttgtgaacagagtataaatatagcacaaattatataaaataactttaaagttttggaatttaaagtgaaattcgtgtaaaacttgtacagaaaatatatatctatttcaatatcatttgtaattaaattgaaacataatttgattaggaaatggaagtaggtatttatctgtgtactatataataagtagttcaatattcaaaacatgagcagattaaatgtcagtttatttgttttgtatataaataaatggtaaataattatgaaataaaattagataaaaataatgcatcaaatttaagaaatcccaaaaggcggaatttttgatttaaattgtaattcatttctataagtaaaacaaatgtaatttaatattctactctaaaattacaaaagagagaaacttattgtatatttacgaatgtttatttttgccattcattcaatcagaggtttttcagtccctagaaacaataaattttctttccatctttataatccattcaattgtggcttctgttaagtgttctaaaatgatgtttataagtacacttatgcacaagatcctgggttcaatcagcagtgcctccattaaggggtaaacaaacaatcaaaaaacaaataaataacactatatgtgatttggggtggaaaagaccaggtaatgcatttttggaaggaatatgtatctcagtcctgaaacatttgacattgttagtaaaatatggcatttcaaggcaagtgttttgttcactaaatgtatataatagctatgttctgtatcagtaaactgtagaaaatccagttctatcaaaagttatattctttatttagaaataaattcctttaaacataagccaaattaaaaatgaggggtaaaatttttcaataaataaatgtaaactcaatctgtaatgtaaatttttctttcagtatgtgaacattccattctaaataaatattagcaacctgaattcattacatattataagtattataaactatagttaagagggatttagtcctgattcataaatattacttatcaaattcaaatcaatatatgtgatacaatccctgaaaaagcagagaattcaaaaacatcaatctcaaaaaatgtaggaaaatttttcacaaatctgatctttacttttttataaaaatattcttaacaaattcacttttaatacaatttaattaaacataataaaaaccatatatgaaaaacccatgacaatcatcaagttcaattttaacatacaggaaggtttcctctggtccagtaataagaaaaggtagttcattctcacaagtactaaattacactatttgaagacctagccagaacaactagtcaagaaaaaatataaaaggcatccaacttgtaaaaaagcagtaaaatttttagagatgacataattaagcatagatagaaaactccatagactcctccagtgactgttagaaataatgaacaaacttagtaaacttgcagaatacaaaatcaatatacaaatatccattgcatttttatatagtaacaacaaactatcagcaagagaaattaggaaaacaattgtgtgtatatttataccaaaaagaataaactaggaatacatttgataagtgaaataaaagatctaaatatagatctataaattacaggtgcaagaaataaaataaactaataaatagaaagatattctctgcttatggattgtatacaatgtgaggatctattctaatctatcttttacatgatcaatctcccctgcactacttattcaggagaatgtctattcttcattttatactcttgcttcctttttcatgggttaattgatcataggtgtgagggattatatctggttgctctatcctcttctattgattggtgtctgtttttgagccagtttcatgttgtttaaattactaaagctttgttggactgtttaattcagagaactatacactattagatttaatactctttttcaaggttATATTGGCAACTAatggtctatgtggttacatataaattttgaaattaactgttctattaactggaaaaatctcatgggtactttgacatgaatgatgcaaaatgtagattgcattgggtagtatgtttgtttcaaccacattgtatcacatcattaacataagaggaattttcatttctttgggtcagttttaatttccttcaccaatgttttctattttttaacgtataggttttctccttatttgttaacttcatttctatgtattctattcatatatatgtaattatatatattatatttgtaagcACGtttactacacaaatacaacaggcagaagacagtggtaagacatatttaaagtcctgaatgaaagaaagctgtaacctaagataatttatcaagcaaggctatcctttagaatagaaggagagataaataacttccactaaagcaagtactaaaagaatttagcaacagaaaaagaaatattgaaagatcgactctaaaaaaaaaaatgaagcaggcttctatagaaaggagaaaggcataattagaaaggcaatagctacaatgtcttacaatagaataaatatgatgttgcagaacaggacatcaaaaattttaaggatcagagagtgaaacaggacaataaagagtatttccttattgtttctgttctctatagaaggggttagaatttgtattcctatcagttaaaataaaaagataaataaagggtcaatatacatacaaaacaggatggccataagtcaaaacttacaatgaagtcacaaagccaaaaagaaaccaagataatagaagaaaacttatcaagccacaaaaagaaaatgaaatgaacaaaaaggaaataccaaatcaactggaaaatgaagtacaaaatggaaatgaacaccagtctatcaataattatcacaaatgttaatggactcagtgcttgaatcaaaagatatatattgtcagatgggataatataacgagactctacattatgaagcatacaagagtcccacttttgtaagaggaacaaaaattaattgaaagtcagaagatggaaaagtatattgaatgcaaatggacatgacaagaaagcaggactagcagtacagacttcacacaaaatagactttacaaaaaatgtcatagagaaagataaacaaggacatgaaataatgattaaaggagaaataaaaaatgagggtattaaactcattaagatatatgcactcaatataggagcacctaaatacatttagcaaatactaatagatgaaaagggagaaatggatgggaacacaatcccattcggagactatatctccccattaccatcactagactggtctttcagacagaaattaaataagggaaaaaagatacaaacagatacgataaaataattggagttggttcatattttcaacacagtactcctccccaaaacagaatatacattcttttcaagttcacatggaatattttctagaaaagattatgtactcatgcacagaagaatcctcaacgaatttaagaaaataaaacaaatttgaagcatcttttctgagtataataccatgaaactagaaatccttcacagaaaaacagtgtgaaaaaatgacagcatgtaaattaaacaccatgttactataacaagtaggggaggtgaagaagtaaaagaagaaattaaaaaatatcttgagaaatatgtcaaaatactacacaaagtgaatggaatacatttaaagcaggcttaagaggttaGTTTATAGTGACAACCGTCCTCAAAttaaaagagcaatttcaaataaataaccaAATGTTCTATGTttactaatcatgaaaagaagagcaaacaaaaccaaaactcagcagagagaaataagaaagaacaatgaagaaagaattgaaatacacattaaaaaatagaaaaaatcaattaaagtcttttttgaaatagtaagcaTAATTCACGAaattctggacaggctcaccaacaagaaaagagagagaacacaaataacataagaaatgaaaatgcagaaactacaaagagtacaacaaatttgcataatatcataagtgaacaacatgagcaacagtatggaaacaaaatggataaccaggaataaatggagaagtttttgaaaacattcagcccaccaatattgcatcaagaagaaattaaccatttgaactgtcagatcaccagaaattgaatagaattatccataaaataaaaaat
Encoded here:
- the LOC140693318 gene encoding heat shock transcription factor, Y-linked-like, producing MAHISSEIQDMSHKDGPTGSGNSGRSLLCDQTFSGDLDLSSMIEENAFQNLSEESLIKRPCYTHCVSEPDEDNDFGSLTFPRKLWKMSGSDQFKSIWWGDNGSSIVIDEVVLKKEVLEKKAPFRIFETGSMKSLLRPINFYGFRKVRQKFQRSACLVDFLAEEKEASVSSKLHFYHNPNFKRGCPQVLVRIKRRVGIKNSSLVSSLPEDFKEQHFKAGYNVDNNNSEFVADTIEESAFLPSANLNMPLMRKPSTGHIIGDTTTPIRGDFSPPSSMSDQQNKLQWINELFSIS